A genomic region of Melopsittacus undulatus isolate bMelUnd1 chromosome 5, bMelUnd1.mat.Z, whole genome shotgun sequence contains the following coding sequences:
- the RASSF6 gene encoding ras association domain-containing protein 6 — MKKVTMKAQHLPSVSINEEKFITREQLSLLLKTYNSYYSDQENLQLSRTQREGSKPFIEGILSIFWGIRHPIRLKIQDEKQIPSFVTLKSLENVGLFPSKRGMTRWGEFDDLHHISEETLKSAEEKEDLEESYSCYESRTLTPRSQQDQDCATLSQAGSTMVALQSRTWLPAIARAEAETRRFSINGHFYNHETSVFTPAFGSETKIRINSQMRTRQVIEQLLQKFKIENSPHEFALYIIHASGEKKQLRSGDVPLLHRLLQGPSEKIAKFFLMDRDVEEISSDVAQYIQFHLPFLESILRRINEEEQQEIQQTISRYLREKRLICQHLHSRTAQRTETTV, encoded by the exons agagCAACTCAGTTTGCTTCTGAAGACTTATAACTCTTACTATTCTGACCAAGAAAATCTGCAGCTGTCACGTACTCAG CGAGAAGGAAGCAAACCGTTTATTGAAGGAATCTTGTCAATATTTTGGGGCATCCGACATCCGATCCGATTAAAAATTCAGGATGAGAAGCAGATACCCTCATTTGTAACCCTAAAGTCTTTGGAGAATGTGGGTTTGTTCCCTAGTAAAAG gGGAATGACACGCTGGGGAGAATTTGATGACCTCCATCACATTAGCGAGGAGACACTGAAAtctgctgaagaaaaggaagacctTGAGGAAA GTTATTCCTGTTACGAAAGCCGTACACTGACACCCAGGagccagcaggaccaggacTGTGCCACCCTGTCCCAGGCTGGCAGCACCATggtggctctgcagagcaggaccTGGCTCCCTGCGATTGCCAGGGCAGAAGCAGAAACTCGCAGGTTTTCAATTAATGGCCACTTCTATAATCACGAG ACATCGGTTTTTACTCCAGCTTTTGGATCAGAAACCAAAATAAGAATCAACAGCCAGATGAGGACAAGACAAGTAATAGAACAACTGCTTCAGAAGTTTAAG ATAGAAAACAGCCCCCATGAATTTGCACTTTATATTATCCACGCGTCTGGAG AGAAGAAGCAACTGAGGAGTGGGGATGTCCCCTTACTGCACAGACTGCTGCAGGGTCCCTCGGAGAAGATTGCCAAGTTCTTCCTCATGGACAGAGATGTAGAAGAGATCAGCAGTGAT GTTGCTCAATATATTCagtttcatcttccttttttggAATCAATTCTGCGTAGAATAAATGAAGAAGAACAACAGGAGATTCAACAGACTATTTCAAG GTACCTGAGAGAGAAGAGATTGATATGTCAGCACCTTCACAGTCGAACTGCTCAAAGAACAGAGACCACAGTTTGA